In the genome of Nocardia sp. NBC_00416, one region contains:
- a CDS encoding alpha/beta fold hydrolase, with amino-acid sequence MTNTTKNPTLVFIPCMSGAPWDISKFDSLSGRPTRLLKLPEAVDNIEGYADFVADAVADLDDYVLIGDSFGAQIGLALAVRRPQGLRGLVMSGGFAANPITSPFWNTAMRTMGKMRGGAYQHIVLRAHAQRLASPFDGEGQVPWSKAESRRVFRESTPAQSYGARITATLAAYYVDKLDRITVPTLILTPEHDVIVGTAPAEVMLDGIPDATEVVLERTGHMFRFSHPGTYSTAIATFLTDRVDHRELVGAAH; translated from the coding sequence ATGACGAACACAACGAAGAACCCGACCCTGGTATTCATCCCCTGCATGTCCGGCGCGCCGTGGGACATCAGCAAGTTCGACTCGCTCAGCGGACGACCCACACGCCTACTGAAGCTGCCCGAGGCCGTCGACAACATCGAGGGTTATGCAGACTTCGTCGCCGACGCCGTCGCAGACCTCGATGACTACGTACTGATCGGAGACTCCTTCGGCGCCCAGATCGGGCTCGCATTGGCGGTTCGCCGACCCCAAGGCCTTCGCGGACTGGTGATGTCGGGTGGATTCGCCGCCAACCCCATCACCTCCCCGTTCTGGAACACCGCGATGCGCACCATGGGCAAGATGCGCGGTGGCGCCTACCAGCACATCGTCCTGCGCGCCCACGCCCAGCGCCTCGCCTCACCGTTCGACGGCGAAGGACAGGTCCCCTGGAGCAAGGCCGAAAGCCGCCGCGTGTTCCGCGAGAGCACCCCCGCACAGTCCTACGGCGCCCGCATCACCGCCACCCTGGCCGCCTACTACGTCGACAAACTCGACCGCATCACTGTCCCGACCCTGATCCTGACCCCCGAACACGACGTCATCGTCGGTACCGCCCCCGCCGAAGTCATGCTCGACGGCATCCCCGATGCCACCGAGGTCGTGCTGGAACGCACCGGCCACATGTTCCGTTTCTCCCACCCGGGCACCTACTCCACCGCAATAGCGACGTTCCTGACCGACCGAGTCGACCACCGAGAGCTCGTCGGTGCAGCCCACTGA
- a CDS encoding SRPBCC family protein, with protein sequence MTTFENAVTINHPIGEVFAYLARFENIPRWNYAITETRKTSPGPVEVGSTYRQTRSIPQPAVETFEVTKFEPTQQLQIRGQLGPFPATVSYHMEPVTGGTSLRNAIDLELHGPLRLAGPIVTAQVKSAVAANLDVLRQLLET encoded by the coding sequence ATGACCACCTTCGAGAACGCAGTGACCATCAACCACCCCATCGGCGAAGTCTTCGCATACCTTGCCCGGTTCGAGAACATTCCCCGCTGGAACTACGCCATCACCGAGACCCGCAAAACCTCCCCGGGCCCGGTCGAGGTGGGGTCGACCTATCGACAGACCCGATCGATTCCCCAACCTGCCGTGGAAACATTCGAGGTCACCAAATTCGAACCCACACAACAGTTGCAGATCCGTGGCCAGTTGGGCCCATTCCCCGCCACGGTGTCCTACCATATGGAGCCCGTCACCGGCGGCACCTCGCTGCGAAACGCCATCGACCTCGAACTCCATGGCCCCTTGCGACTTGCGGGCCCCATCGTCACCGCGCAGGTCAAGTCAGCGGTAGCGGCCAATCTCGATGTCCTCCGGCAACTGCTCGAGACATAG
- a CDS encoding CaiB/BaiF CoA transferase family protein: MYESHFGKSKSELPLAGVRVIDLSTPLGSYVGRLYSDLGAEVVRVEPAGGMADRRRGAPTVGDVGAEWVFHNVGKKSVVLDDVDAGLDSPAMVDLLRSAQILLTSEGPGSLRDRGLGPDMVEEALPHLVHINISPYGLDGPWMDRPADDLTILAAGGLLSLAGYPDRAPVRPAECQSAVAASLHGAIGGLIALLARDDDHVGQTVDVSAQEAVAHSLENAIQYYDLEGSVRTRVGSAPKEAGTGLFACADGWLYVVGGLGGYPLGWAGIIDWLDECGVEGAAALRADRWQDRLWRRTPEAITEFRTYFEQLTVSRTKEELYEAGQRHGVSVAPVSMPQDLLDNPQLLARNFFRSATIDGVDVTIPGPPYRFTGADIGPGPTVAGIAEHTEAVFAALTTD; this comes from the coding sequence ATGTACGAATCGCATTTCGGGAAGTCGAAATCAGAGCTACCGCTCGCCGGTGTCCGCGTCATCGATCTGAGCACGCCCCTCGGTAGCTACGTCGGCCGCCTCTACAGCGACCTCGGGGCCGAGGTTGTGCGCGTCGAACCCGCAGGGGGTATGGCCGATCGGCGGCGCGGGGCACCCACCGTCGGCGACGTCGGCGCTGAATGGGTCTTTCACAACGTCGGGAAGAAGAGTGTTGTGCTCGACGATGTTGATGCCGGCCTCGACTCGCCAGCGATGGTCGATTTATTGCGATCAGCTCAGATCCTCCTCACTTCCGAGGGTCCTGGAAGCTTGCGCGATCGCGGGCTCGGGCCCGACATGGTCGAGGAAGCGCTCCCCCACCTGGTCCATATCAACATCAGCCCGTACGGCCTCGACGGGCCGTGGATGGATCGCCCGGCCGACGACCTGACGATTCTGGCCGCTGGCGGACTACTCAGCTTGGCGGGCTACCCCGACCGAGCGCCGGTGCGTCCCGCGGAGTGTCAAAGCGCTGTCGCCGCGAGCTTGCACGGGGCCATCGGCGGCCTGATCGCACTGCTCGCTCGAGACGACGACCACGTCGGCCAGACGGTGGACGTGTCCGCCCAGGAAGCAGTTGCCCACTCACTCGAAAACGCCATCCAATACTACGACCTGGAAGGAAGCGTGCGTACCCGCGTCGGCAGCGCACCGAAAGAAGCTGGCACCGGCCTTTTCGCCTGCGCAGATGGGTGGCTCTACGTCGTCGGCGGGTTGGGTGGCTACCCACTCGGATGGGCCGGAATCATTGATTGGTTGGACGAGTGCGGGGTCGAGGGCGCCGCCGCCCTGCGCGCCGATCGATGGCAGGACCGGCTATGGCGCCGGACACCGGAAGCGATCACAGAGTTCCGCACCTACTTCGAACAGCTCACTGTCTCACGAACCAAGGAAGAACTCTACGAGGCCGGTCAACGTCATGGCGTCAGCGTGGCGCCGGTGTCGATGCCGCAAGACCTTCTCGACAACCCACAACTGTTGGCACGCAACTTCTTCCGATCAGCCACGATCGACGGTGTCGATGTCACCATCCCGGGTCCGCCATATCGCTTCACCGGTGCCGACATCGGTCCAGGGCCGACTGTCGCTGGAATCGCGGAGCACACCGAGGCAGTGTTCGCAGCACTCACTACCGATTGA
- a CDS encoding IclR family transcriptional regulator yields MNASRIDRALAVLGYLAHHHEGRSLKHLSDDLKLPMSSTHDLMQALVEIGAVRVAGPRTYALGPRAVTIALTVVDSLSLRDVARPHLTELCEEINEHVYLGIRVGAGVTYADRYEASQPLAVVMQLGGERPLHGSAVGKLLAAYNPELEAKVLAAPRLEPLTAFTIVDRDQLQIEYAKIRERGFSVTDGESVEGITGISTPIVGVAGETIAAVHVSAPRGRLASDRLPIVLKQMQRAAAKISLLLGADDDAMRTHHLPMED; encoded by the coding sequence ATGAATGCATCGCGTATCGACCGGGCGTTGGCCGTGCTCGGATATCTCGCGCACCACCATGAAGGTCGCAGCCTCAAACATCTCAGCGACGACCTGAAACTGCCCATGAGCAGTACCCACGATCTGATGCAGGCCCTCGTCGAGATAGGGGCGGTCCGCGTCGCCGGACCTCGCACCTATGCACTGGGCCCCCGCGCGGTGACTATCGCATTGACGGTCGTCGACTCACTCAGTCTCCGAGACGTTGCGCGGCCTCATTTGACGGAGTTGTGCGAGGAGATCAACGAGCACGTCTACCTCGGAATCCGTGTCGGGGCCGGCGTCACCTACGCCGACCGTTACGAGGCCTCCCAACCACTGGCGGTAGTCATGCAACTCGGTGGCGAGCGCCCGCTGCATGGATCTGCGGTCGGTAAACTTCTCGCAGCGTACAACCCGGAACTGGAGGCAAAAGTTCTCGCCGCTCCGCGACTGGAACCGCTCACGGCATTCACCATCGTTGACCGCGATCAGCTTCAGATCGAATACGCCAAGATCCGGGAGCGGGGCTTCAGCGTCACCGACGGTGAGAGCGTCGAGGGCATCACGGGAATCTCCACCCCCATCGTCGGCGTCGCCGGGGAGACCATCGCGGCGGTGCATGTCTCCGCGCCTCGTGGGCGGCTGGCCAGCGACAGGCTTCCGATCGTCCTCAAGCAGATGCAGCGGGCCGCCGCAAAAATCTCACTGCTGCTCGGTGCCGACGACGATGCGATGCGCACGCACCATCTACCCATGGAGGACTGA
- a CDS encoding SDR family NAD(P)-dependent oxidoreductase — protein sequence MELAEKACVVTGAAQGMGLAIATDLAEQGARVILADLNADGAQAAAAQLRRDGHNAHGLAVDVMAADSVTDLFAAAEDAIGPIDILVNNAGLSMDTSVRKMTQAVWDRTIGVNLTGVALCSQAAAQSMIPRRSGRIVNIASRAWLGWWGQLPYAASKGGVVSATRSLAIELARYEITVNCIAPGLIDTPLLRAEPPEVMERLMQAQPTGTIGTAQDVAWATRYFVAPATRSVTGQVLYVCGGKSLYARPAV from the coding sequence ATGGAGCTAGCCGAAAAGGCCTGCGTGGTAACGGGCGCTGCCCAGGGAATGGGACTCGCCATCGCCACTGACCTCGCCGAGCAGGGCGCACGCGTCATCCTGGCGGATCTGAACGCCGACGGCGCGCAAGCTGCCGCCGCACAGCTACGCCGCGACGGCCACAATGCACACGGATTGGCTGTCGACGTCATGGCGGCCGATTCGGTGACCGATCTGTTCGCAGCCGCCGAGGACGCCATCGGTCCCATCGACATACTGGTGAACAATGCAGGGTTGAGCATGGACACCAGCGTCCGGAAGATGACGCAGGCGGTGTGGGATCGCACGATCGGAGTCAACTTGACGGGTGTGGCACTCTGCTCGCAAGCCGCCGCACAGTCGATGATCCCGCGCCGAAGTGGCCGTATCGTCAATATCGCCTCCCGGGCATGGCTGGGCTGGTGGGGACAGCTGCCATACGCAGCCTCGAAGGGTGGCGTAGTATCCGCAACTCGCTCGCTGGCTATCGAGCTCGCCCGCTACGAAATCACGGTCAACTGCATCGCGCCGGGCCTGATCGACACCCCTCTACTGCGTGCCGAGCCACCGGAGGTAATGGAGCGGCTGATGCAGGCCCAGCCCACCGGCACAATCGGCACGGCGCAAGACGTCGCCTGGGCGACCCGCTACTTCGTGGCCCCGGCAACCCGCTCCGTGACCGGCCAGGTGCTGTATGTCTGTGGCGGGAAGAGCTTGTACGCGCGTCCCGCGGTATGA
- a CDS encoding SDR family oxidoreductase produces MDTDQLVAAVIDTHSPVAAAVSRRLRIARWRTESGDKVHEVLDTLALTSSRLDALVFAPTLNHDTDVPITELVTALVDGCEAALPKLRSNSGSVVVVVSAEMLGAATRPQLAAGYGALTSAARSLALRLAADTVTVNIIATTAAALGAVAPPDEDRRPALLPREVDPDDVAAAVQFFADPRSRYITGQVLYCCGGSTLLSSLSV; encoded by the coding sequence ATGGACACAGATCAACTGGTGGCCGCTGTGATCGACACCCACAGCCCCGTCGCCGCCGCGGTATCCCGCCGCCTACGCATTGCGCGCTGGCGAACCGAAAGTGGCGACAAGGTTCACGAGGTACTCGACACACTCGCTCTCACGTCCTCGCGGCTCGACGCGCTGGTCTTCGCGCCGACGCTGAACCACGACACCGATGTTCCCATAACCGAGCTGGTGACCGCGCTCGTCGACGGCTGCGAGGCAGCGCTACCGAAACTGCGGTCGAACAGCGGTTCCGTCGTAGTCGTCGTCAGTGCCGAGATGCTCGGCGCCGCCACTCGCCCACAGCTCGCGGCAGGATACGGAGCACTCACCTCGGCGGCACGCAGCCTGGCCCTTCGCCTGGCCGCCGATACGGTCACCGTCAACATCATCGCCACCACCGCCGCCGCCCTCGGTGCGGTCGCACCGCCCGATGAGGATCGACGGCCGGCCCTGCTGCCCCGGGAGGTCGATCCAGATGACGTGGCCGCGGCAGTGCAGTTCTTCGCTGATCCCCGCAGCCGCTACATCACCGGCCAAGTCCTGTATTGCTGCGGCGGTTCCACACTGCTGTCGAGTCTGTCGGTCTAG
- a CDS encoding thiolase family protein, translating into MRNVFVAGAAVAPFGKYKDSTPAELGGTSALELMQSVGVSPDRVDTGFVGSVYGGSLIAQRVLQRVGISGQPIFSVENACASGGSAVNLAFQAIASGIADSAIVVGVDQLSTFGGGALPLTTADVETAQGVIMPATYAMRAQRYLHQAGAEPMVLDRISVKNRGNGAHNPRAHFQKSITLDDVAQSRRVADPLKLLHCCPNSDGAAALFLCSEDFGRDLAVDLVRVRASVVRSGQFHTSYRDMTWPDITERTARAAYEMAGITAADLDVVELHDAFAIAELLHAEALGLTERWKAHVAVTAGEFDRDGRVAVSPSGGLLSRGHPVGASGVSQLCEMYWQITGTAGDLQVPGASVALTHTTGGGIFGVDNGACSVHVLAAD; encoded by the coding sequence ATGAGAAACGTGTTCGTTGCCGGAGCCGCCGTCGCACCGTTCGGCAAATACAAGGACAGCACACCCGCCGAGCTCGGGGGTACCAGTGCACTCGAGCTGATGCAGTCGGTCGGGGTGTCACCGGACCGAGTGGATACCGGATTCGTCGGGTCCGTCTACGGCGGATCGCTGATAGCGCAGCGCGTTCTGCAACGTGTGGGCATTTCGGGCCAGCCGATCTTCTCTGTCGAGAATGCCTGCGCCAGTGGCGGTTCAGCAGTCAACTTGGCGTTCCAGGCGATCGCCTCCGGTATCGCCGACAGCGCCATTGTCGTAGGCGTGGACCAACTGTCGACATTCGGCGGCGGCGCTTTGCCGTTGACCACCGCTGATGTCGAGACCGCACAGGGTGTGATCATGCCGGCCACGTACGCGATGCGTGCTCAGCGGTACTTGCACCAGGCCGGTGCCGAACCGATGGTGCTCGACCGGATCTCGGTGAAGAACCGAGGCAACGGTGCACACAATCCGCGTGCTCACTTCCAGAAGTCGATCACTCTCGACGACGTCGCACAGTCCCGCAGGGTGGCCGACCCGCTCAAGCTGCTGCACTGCTGCCCCAACAGCGACGGCGCCGCAGCGCTTTTCCTCTGTAGCGAGGACTTCGGCCGTGACCTCGCCGTCGACCTCGTCCGAGTGCGCGCCAGCGTCGTGCGCTCGGGACAATTCCACACCTCCTATCGCGATATGACCTGGCCGGACATCACCGAGCGCACCGCCCGGGCTGCCTACGAGATGGCCGGAATCACCGCGGCAGATCTGGACGTCGTCGAGTTGCACGATGCCTTTGCCATCGCCGAACTCCTGCACGCCGAGGCACTCGGACTCACCGAACGGTGGAAGGCGCATGTTGCAGTCACTGCGGGCGAATTCGACCGTGACGGCCGGGTCGCGGTCAGCCCCAGTGGAGGACTGCTCAGCCGGGGACATCCGGTTGGCGCCTCCGGTGTGAGTCAGCTCTGTGAAATGTACTGGCAGATCACCGGTACGGCGGGTGATCTGCAGGTGCCAGGAGCCTCGGTAGCGCTCACCCATACCACCGGCGGCGGAATCTTCGGCGTCGACAACGGTGCCTGCTCGGTGCACGTGCTGGCCGCGGACTGA
- a CDS encoding Zn-ribbon domain-containing OB-fold protein: MTTVQQTKRKLLSEDWYRHTASGVELLVSDCNTCGHRWFPPRSACSSCASEDLTRTHTGARGIAYASSKVHVGGAPWPKEYVLSYIDIDGVRVLMHTNSDQALTPDTPVTIALGHIGTDNATELWSYIAHPVGKDIESPEATS; encoded by the coding sequence ATGACTACGGTCCAACAGACCAAACGCAAACTGCTCAGCGAAGACTGGTATCGCCACACCGCTTCAGGAGTAGAACTGCTGGTCAGCGACTGCAATACGTGCGGTCACCGCTGGTTCCCGCCGCGCAGCGCGTGCTCGTCTTGTGCGTCGGAAGACCTCACCCGCACCCACACCGGCGCACGCGGAATCGCCTATGCGTCGAGCAAGGTCCACGTCGGAGGCGCGCCGTGGCCGAAGGAGTACGTGCTCTCCTACATCGACATCGACGGGGTCCGTGTGCTGATGCACACAAACTCCGATCAGGCACTGACACCGGATACCCCGGTCACCATCGCGCTCGGACACATCGGTACCGACAACGCCACCGAGCTGTGGTCCTATATCGCCCACCCAGTCGGCAAGGACATCGAATCCCCGGAGGCGACCTCATGA
- a CDS encoding enoyl-CoA hydratase/isomerase family protein, protein MPIDIEDNGPVRRITLNRPEALNALDPQSMIDLRRALIAFNDDDTALVAILTGAGTRAFCAGADLKNTAVPDTPFASSYYASFDAGMTQGAYVRALVWTDLSITKPIVAAINGHALGGGLEIALQCDVRIASTNATFGLPESRWASVPGAGGVSNLLHAIPSAVAMKMALTGERIDAARAEQLGLISDVVEPDQLTERAEQIAEQIAANGPIAVRAITTMARRAANIPLNQSIELEQMLWGLLRDTEDRIEGRAAFADKRPPAYRGR, encoded by the coding sequence GTGCCCATCGATATCGAAGACAATGGCCCCGTACGGCGGATTACACTGAATCGCCCAGAGGCACTGAATGCCCTCGATCCGCAGTCGATGATCGATCTTCGTCGCGCCTTGATCGCATTCAACGATGACGACACCGCGCTGGTCGCGATTCTCACCGGAGCTGGAACTCGCGCGTTCTGCGCCGGTGCGGACCTGAAGAACACCGCAGTTCCTGACACTCCCTTCGCCTCGAGTTACTACGCCTCCTTCGACGCCGGCATGACCCAGGGCGCTTACGTACGTGCCCTGGTGTGGACCGATCTGTCGATCACCAAGCCGATCGTCGCCGCAATAAACGGGCACGCGCTCGGCGGAGGCCTGGAGATCGCACTGCAGTGCGACGTGCGCATCGCCTCGACCAACGCCACCTTCGGGCTTCCCGAAAGCAGGTGGGCGAGTGTCCCCGGCGCCGGCGGCGTCTCGAACCTGCTGCACGCGATCCCCAGCGCCGTTGCGATGAAAATGGCCCTCACCGGCGAACGCATCGATGCGGCGCGAGCTGAACAGCTCGGCCTGATCAGTGACGTCGTCGAACCGGACCAGTTGACCGAACGTGCTGAGCAGATCGCCGAGCAGATCGCCGCGAACGGTCCCATTGCCGTGCGTGCGATCACCACGATGGCCCGTCGAGCGGCGAACATCCCACTCAACCAGTCGATCGAGCTCGAGCAGATGCTGTGGGGACTGCTGCGCGACACCGAAGACCGCATCGAAGGTAGGGCCGCCTTCGCTGACAAGCGCCCCCCCGCCTACCGGGGCCGATGA
- a CDS encoding CaiB/BaiF CoA transferase family protein, which yields MTTTSPLVGIRIADFSWVGAGPFMTKPLADHGAEVIKVESRTRTDVIRSMPPFRDGEAGVNRSGYFANRNSSKKSICLDLHTDVGRDLALRLIARSDIVVNNFTPGTMDRLGLGYNAARAVRPEIIYLEMPMQGNSGPHSGFRGFGLSIGAVGGIFGLSGDPDRPPVGTGTNYPDHVPNPLHGAIALLAALHRRRRTGEGAYIELAQLESTVNAIGPSMVAAALGREVDRRGNTEDSAAPYGPYRCRGVDAWCTLAAYTDEQWTALAQVLGRPDWLADPDFSSLDARKNSAERLNKEVGAATSLRDAWDLADELCAAGVPAAAVSTSDELVERDPQLRARQHWVTLDHPEMGPSIYNNIPYRLTRTPGRLRSSAPLLGADTEAVCTGLLEMSAAEYGDALSAGAIG from the coding sequence ATGACCACAACGTCGCCGCTCGTCGGCATCCGCATCGCCGACTTCTCCTGGGTCGGCGCCGGGCCTTTCATGACCAAACCTTTGGCCGACCACGGCGCCGAAGTGATCAAAGTCGAATCGAGAACCCGCACGGACGTGATCCGGAGCATGCCGCCGTTTCGTGATGGCGAGGCCGGAGTGAACCGCAGCGGCTATTTCGCCAATCGCAATTCGAGCAAGAAGTCGATCTGCCTGGACCTGCATACCGACGTCGGTCGCGATCTGGCACTGCGGTTGATTGCCCGGAGCGACATAGTGGTCAACAACTTCACGCCCGGAACGATGGACCGATTGGGTTTGGGTTACAACGCGGCACGAGCCGTTCGGCCGGAGATCATCTATCTCGAGATGCCGATGCAGGGAAACAGTGGACCCCACAGCGGCTTTCGCGGATTCGGTTTGTCGATCGGCGCGGTAGGAGGCATCTTCGGGCTCAGTGGAGATCCCGACCGGCCCCCAGTCGGAACAGGCACCAACTATCCCGACCACGTACCCAACCCTCTCCACGGTGCCATCGCGCTGTTGGCAGCTCTGCATCGCCGCCGCCGCACCGGGGAGGGCGCCTATATCGAGCTGGCGCAACTGGAATCGACGGTCAACGCCATCGGTCCGTCTATGGTGGCCGCTGCACTGGGCCGTGAGGTGGACCGCCGCGGCAATACCGAAGATTCCGCCGCTCCGTACGGGCCGTATCGGTGCCGGGGAGTGGACGCCTGGTGCACCCTTGCCGCCTATACCGACGAGCAGTGGACCGCGTTGGCGCAGGTGCTGGGAAGGCCCGACTGGCTCGCCGACCCCGATTTCAGCTCCCTCGATGCGCGCAAGAACAGCGCAGAACGACTGAACAAGGAGGTCGGTGCCGCCACCTCACTCCGTGACGCCTGGGATCTCGCCGACGAACTGTGTGCCGCCGGCGTACCGGCTGCCGCAGTAAGTACCAGTGACGAACTCGTCGAACGCGATCCGCAGTTGCGCGCTCGCCAGCACTGGGTCACTCTCGACCATCCCGAGATGGGCCCCTCGATATATAACAACATCCCCTATCGCCTGACCCGCACACCCGGTCGGCTTCGTTCCTCGGCGCCCTTGCTCGGTGCGGACACCGAGGCGGTGTGCACGGGTCTGCTCGAGATGTCGGCCGCCGAATATGGCGACGCCCTGAGCGCAGGAGCAATTGGATAG
- a CDS encoding SLC13 family permease: protein MRPELISIIALGLTFVVAAARSVNLGALGFVTAFLVGTLVLDLTTADIVGGFPGGIFVILVGLTYLFGIAQVNGTLELLVHWCTELVHGRIAAVPWIFFLMAAALMSIGAVFAVAIVAPLAMAYAFRHKINPLLMGMMVVHGALGGAFSPISVYGSFVNGVVSDTGLPSSPTILFLMPLVINAAIALMVYLTMGGRALIGGRAMSETATGAASGSIEGIGGTGTGLRPTSGSGTTAVMEAGEVVIESSVPQLRREQILTLAGLAVLAVGTVAFGLDVGFLALTITAVLSLFYPESTSRALGKVSWSTVFLICGVLTYVEVLERAGTIDYTAGLIAGIGLPLVAALLLCYLGGITSAFASSIAILGVAIPLAVPFLQQGSVSAVGMVTALAVASTVVDVSPFSTNGALVLANCAERDRPRLYRQMLVYSAVIVIAAPVFVWLLLVATGWF from the coding sequence ATGCGTCCGGAATTGATCTCGATCATTGCCCTGGGGCTGACGTTCGTCGTCGCCGCGGCCCGCTCCGTGAACTTGGGCGCCCTGGGATTCGTGACCGCCTTCCTGGTCGGCACACTGGTCCTGGATCTGACGACTGCCGACATCGTCGGTGGATTCCCTGGTGGAATTTTCGTCATTTTGGTGGGGCTGACCTACCTGTTCGGAATTGCTCAGGTCAACGGAACTCTCGAACTGCTCGTGCACTGGTGCACGGAACTGGTCCACGGCCGCATCGCCGCGGTGCCGTGGATCTTCTTCCTCATGGCTGCGGCCCTGATGTCGATCGGAGCAGTGTTCGCTGTCGCCATCGTCGCGCCGTTGGCAATGGCGTACGCATTCCGTCACAAGATCAATCCCCTGCTGATGGGAATGATGGTGGTGCACGGCGCCTTGGGTGGGGCCTTCTCGCCGATCAGTGTCTATGGCAGTTTCGTCAATGGAGTGGTCAGTGACACGGGCTTGCCCAGTAGCCCCACCATCCTGTTCCTGATGCCTCTGGTGATCAACGCCGCGATCGCACTCATGGTCTACCTGACCATGGGCGGCCGCGCTCTTATCGGCGGGCGAGCGATGTCCGAGACCGCGACCGGCGCCGCGTCTGGCTCCATCGAGGGAATCGGCGGCACCGGCACCGGCCTTCGCCCGACATCCGGGTCCGGCACGACGGCGGTGATGGAGGCTGGCGAGGTCGTGATCGAATCCTCGGTCCCGCAGTTGAGGCGCGAGCAAATCCTCACCCTGGCCGGGCTGGCAGTCCTTGCGGTGGGCACAGTGGCTTTCGGTCTCGACGTCGGATTCCTCGCGCTGACCATTACCGCCGTGCTTTCGCTGTTCTACCCGGAGTCGACCAGTCGGGCGCTGGGGAAGGTGAGCTGGTCGACGGTCTTTCTCATCTGCGGCGTCCTGACCTATGTCGAGGTCCTCGAACGCGCGGGCACTATCGACTACACCGCCGGCCTCATCGCGGGCATCGGACTGCCCCTCGTTGCGGCGTTGCTGCTGTGCTACCTCGGTGGAATCACCTCGGCGTTCGCCTCCTCGATCGCCATCCTCGGGGTCGCGATCCCGCTCGCCGTTCCGTTCCTTCAGCAGGGGAGTGTCAGTGCGGTCGGCATGGTTACGGCACTTGCGGTGGCATCGACGGTGGTCGACGTCAGCCCCTTCTCCACGAATGGCGCGCTGGTACTGGCCAATTGTGCCGAGCGGGACCGGCCACGACTGTATCGCCAAATGCTGGTGTACAGCGCTGTCATCGTGATCGCAGCGCCAGTATTCGTCTGGTTGCTCCTGGTGGCGACCGGCTGGTTCTGA
- a CDS encoding NAD(P)-dependent oxidoreductase has translation MSNTKPKLLVLDDWEGKIRASEGYARLSELSDARVLDEPIAALPDEVLAEVQAVMAVRERTRFDRELFDRLPKLELILQTGGHAYHIDQEIAAERGISVPLWRRHDACEAAVRELTFGLMIAALRKFPAATRDTDAGEWKGLLGGTLRGRRIGILGMGLQGRAVARLAQAFDMEVVTWARPGSSAVAVDGIPRLSLEELLSTSDVVSVHLRLSEESRGLLTADRLRSMKPGSVLVNTARGAIIDEAALAEVLRDGPLSAAGLDVFVEEPLPANSPLRALPNVVVTPHIGWTVQEAFEEFATGAADQLQDYLANDLDPKELAFLPLPRERRETVGSVRI, from the coding sequence GTGAGCAACACCAAGCCCAAGCTGCTCGTCCTCGATGATTGGGAGGGCAAGATCCGCGCCTCCGAGGGCTACGCGCGACTGAGTGAACTCTCGGACGCCCGGGTGCTCGACGAACCCATCGCCGCGTTGCCCGACGAGGTGCTCGCCGAGGTCCAAGCGGTCATGGCGGTGCGTGAGCGCACCCGCTTCGACCGAGAGCTGTTCGACCGGTTGCCCAAATTGGAGCTGATCCTGCAGACCGGGGGGCACGCTTACCACATCGACCAGGAGATCGCCGCCGAGCGCGGCATCAGTGTTCCGCTGTGGCGCCGGCATGATGCTTGCGAAGCGGCCGTGCGTGAGCTGACCTTCGGTCTCATGATCGCCGCACTACGCAAGTTCCCCGCGGCTACCCGGGACACCGACGCCGGCGAGTGGAAGGGTCTGCTCGGCGGCACACTCCGAGGCCGTCGCATCGGCATTCTCGGCATGGGTCTGCAGGGCCGGGCAGTCGCCCGCCTGGCCCAGGCCTTCGATATGGAAGTCGTGACGTGGGCGCGTCCCGGCAGCTCCGCTGTCGCAGTCGACGGTATCCCCCGGCTGTCGCTGGAGGAGCTGCTCTCGACCTCGGATGTGGTCAGCGTTCACCTGCGCTTGTCCGAGGAATCGCGCGGACTGCTCACCGCTGACCGACTGCGCTCGATGAAGCCCGGTTCTGTGCTGGTCAACACCGCCCGCGGTGCCATCATCGACGAGGCGGCATTGGCAGAGGTGTTGCGCGACGGTCCGTTGAGCGCTGCCGGACTCGACGTCTTCGTCGAAGAACCGCTCCCAGCGAATTCGCCGCTGCGCGCACTGCCGAATGTGGTCGTGACCCCGCACATCGGCTGGACCGTGCAGGAGGCGTTCGAAGAATTCGCCACCGGCGCAGCCGATCAGCTGCAGGACTACCTTGCCAACGACCTGGATCCGAAGGAGCTTGCCTTTTTGCCATTACCGCGCGAGCGCCGCGAAACAGTGGGATCGGTGCGTATCTGA